Below is a genomic region from Miscanthus floridulus cultivar M001 chromosome 1, ASM1932011v1, whole genome shotgun sequence.
CCTTGCTCTAAATCAACGGCATGTTTTTATAACTTCACTGTCCAGTTTGCCTGCAGAAGTTGCTCATCTCTCTACGACTAACAACTCTGTTTTCTGAATGTTATCTTTTCTCAGCTCGCACCCAAGCAGAAGATCAGAATCAAGCTGCGGTCCTACTGGGTGCCGTTGATAGAGGACTCCTGCAAGAAGATAATTGAGGCTGCCAAAACAACCAACGCAAAGACCATGGGTCCCGTTCCTCTGCCCACTAAGCGGAGAATCTATTGTGTGCTGAACTCTCCTCACGTGCACAAGGACTCACGGTTCCATTTCGAGATCCGGACTCATCAGCGGCTGATTGACATCATGTATCCAACTGCCCAAACAATTGATTCATTGATGCAACTCCAGCTCCCTGCCGGTGTGGATGTTGAGGTTAAGCTATGATTCTGTTGGAGCTGAAGTTTTCAAAGTTTGATGTAATGTGGTACTCATTTTCTGCAGCTTTTCTCTTTGATCCTTTTGTTGTCTGGGACTGAAAGAAATGTAGAGCCTGTACTAGGAAAGGTGTCCAGATTTGAATCTGTCTTGCATTTGAAGTATATTGAATGATATGGTAGTTGTATACGTGTATTGTACTGGCACCACTAAAATTTCTTCAAGCAAGTAGAATTTTATGACATCAGGACTGAATCAAGCGATTGATTGGCCAAATTCGTAAGCTTCTGATATAGGCTTCTCGTCCCAGTAGGATTGGTTGATTCGTCTGGATAAGCAAAATACTCATTCATGGTGGCTGCACTGATTCTGGGACTCAACAGACTGACGAAGCTTTCTATAACTTGTCAAGGAgacatctttcttcttttcttttggcgGAATAACCAAATTAGTCCCTCATCTTTCGTCTCAAGCTCAATTTAGTCCCTTAACTTTTAAATTGGCCAAAGGAGTccctcatctttttttttttgtctgaaTTCGTCCTTGTGCTAATGTGGCACTCCACGTTGGCAACCCTAGTGAGCAAATGTGCTGGTGTCGCGAGTGTTGGCAGTTGGCATTGCTAGTGTAGGTAAAGTTACTCCGTACTTTCACACTCAAGTTCATTGCATTTTGGTTTGAACAACATCATGCTAGGACATAATTGAGCACGGAGGATCTAACGACAAAAGAAAGAACATGATTTCTCCATCCTAAAATAAGtgtcattctcgcttcccgagggGTCATGCGCttttaattttaaccaaataTACACAAGAAAATATtgatatttatagtacataattagtatcattagatggaTCGTTAAATCTATTTTCATATAAACTTGTTTAGAGATTTAAATGTTGttaatattttttacaaatctaATCAAACTTACGAAAGTTTGACCGTCATGAATACCACATCGAtatttattttaggacggagagagtatGTTATTGATCCAAGGAAAATTTAAGTCCCTTTCATGACTAGAACCAATGCAATCTCATGTGAAATTAGTTTTAATGCATTGCATGGCTGCCAGGCTAGCCAAAGCTACGGTCACCACTAGGCTTTGCTGACTGGAACCGCTAATATGGAGCACCACATCAGCGTACGGACGAAATTGAACTAAAATCGAAAGTTGAGGGAATAGTTTGGTCATTCTGAGAGTTGAATGACTAAATTGAACTTGAGACAAAAGATCCACCTTTTTCTTTTAGAGTGTCGTTTTTTCTGAAGAAAAGGAAGGCATAAAGTTGGTCTTTAGCAGCCCCAGCCTCCATAGTCCATGTTTCTACATCTTCTCTTTCCCTGTCCGAAACGATCGAGACAAGCGTTGCTTCGCGAGTAACATAAATCCATAAATTATGCGTCAGGATGGGAATGGCCCATATGATcttcagtctgttcgcttggtcgtaaacgatcgtaaattttcagccagaacagtatttttttctcacaccaaaccagccagcagtaataatccacgatcgtatcagcaccTGCTTGTCTTCATGTTTCAGTGCTTTGGCCATCCTTTTCTTAATCTATCGGCTGCTTGGTCACTAGAAGAGTCAGATGCTAAAAGTAAATCTGATTAGGGCACTGAAGTGGCATATGCTTGTCTTCAGCTGTAGAGTAACCCAACGTCACCATCAACTTACACATTTCATTACAGCACCATTTTCTGGATTTGTCTCGGTACGTTTTGAAAACCATAACAtggttatattatttgagttAGATGACTTGAGCTTctcatgctaaaagaaaaaatagCTGTTTTTTCTTGATATATTAAAGAAAAAAAGACTTGATATAGTAAATATCAAGAAATGTAAAAATAAAGTATTTTACAATCGCCACATATAGAAAAACAAACCTTGATATAGTACAAATACTTTATTTCTGGTGGTCGCACTGATCTGCGGATTCAAAAGACCATGAAGTTTTCTAATTTGTACGAGGGagatttctttcttttcttttggagTGTCTTTTCGTTTGAACTACAACTGATCAGTCCTCAATGGTGCCACAAGTGGCTGTAAGAATAAGAAGGCGTACAACAAAGAAAGAGGAGAGCTTTCACTTATGtttagcgccccccccccccccctccctcagAGAGTGTTTCCTTTTCCTTATTGCTCTCGGATTTTAAAACCACCTTTGAAGTGTCCTTTTGCTTGTATATAAaggacctgtttggcagggctcctctccggctccggctcctgttcctccagaggagccctgccaaacgttttcttaGAAAAGCCGTTTTTCAATAAAAAACAGAGTAGCCGAAGCCGTTTTGGAAGAaccacaatttgtggctcctccaaaacggctccggctcctccggaggagcccctcaggaggagccgtgccaaacaggtCCAAACTCTCTTTCTCTATCTTAATTGAAAGACAGAGCTCCTAACGTTGCATTAAAAAAAGTTGGAAGGATCACCGAGGCTTAGAGattattaaaaaaaatagtaTTACTGTAGCTTGTGAACTTTTCAAAATGTAATACAAAGGACCAAAcaaggcgaccagaggggggaTGAGTGTGAGTGTTGACGTTGGATATGATCCAAATCACACACCAGCAGGGCCTTGGACGCCCAGGCTGCTATGGACCGAAGAGCGcagcgaggatgtcactctttTGTGGTGAAGAAatgagaggtttacaagcaaaccaccaaaggataaccaacgtgcttgcgtaacgaagaaccggctagtttttaggcctagcaaagaaaccgtcgaagctctcgcccAGGAGGGACCCCGTTAGGGCAAGGATGTCACTGGGTTGCCCTAGCTCAGCCGGTAAGCCTAGGGCGCTATCCTTGGTCGtggatcaagggatgaacagcatggaggttggagaagaggataaaaaagagaggtagtagattgattttgaCGACCGAATAGTTGGGAACTCAATCGGTCATGATCCTCTCGTATATATAGAgcgggtggtcttatcccagtagcaACATACAATAGTATGACCAGATTTGAATTTGAGCAAAATATTTATATTTTGTACCTTATTGATCATGTTGGAGAAGTGTATGTTCTTGATTTGCATGATGTTACCCTTCGTCTCCAGGAAACGATCAACAATAGGTGTCGAATCACCCGAAAATGCTTCGGCGGCTGCTGGAACAGAGGAAGTCGGCTTAGCCCAACTGGAAGTTGGCTACGCTGACTTGGGCACTAGTAGGCAAAGCCACAACAGGGACAGTCGGCCTGGCTGACTAGGAAGTCGGCCTAGCCGACTCAGGGCAGGTAGCAGTGGCAGTCGGCCTGGCCGACTAGAGTCGTGAGTCGGCTAGGCCGACTAGGAAGTCGGCCTAGCCGACTCACGACATGCAGCAGTCGCAATCGGCCTGGCCGACTGGGAAGTCAGCCTAACCGACTCAGGGCAGGCAGCAATCAACTCAGCCGATTCTAAGCAGGCGGGTGGCCCTCCTTTCTTGCTTGTAGGGGTTTGATCTACATCAATAATGTAGTAATCACTAGATAAATGTACAATCCCTTTAACTCCTGAAAAATCAAGTCTAGCTATTTTCTTGCGCTTCTCATTCTTTTCTGTAGCAAGACTTGtttcttgagatgtgattgaTTCGGAAAGGATATTTTGTTGTTCGGCTTTTGTAGCCGAACCTTTGCTTACATCCAAATCAATTCTTTCTTTTATGCCCACTAGCAATCCTCTTTTAGCTGATGACTCAATTGTAATCGGTCTTTTCTCATTGGTCTTTCCAAAaagtattcatagaattgctcctcTAGTTGAGACCATGAACCAATAGTACATCGGAGCATAGATGTAAACCATGCAAAGGCAATACCGGTGAGGGATAAAGAAAAATTTTGTATCTTCATATAATCTTCTTTACCGGCAAAACACAACTGTGAGAGATATATACTAATGTGTTCCACAGCGGTcttatcatcttcaccactaaattcataaaaatcaggtacccaccaacccttaggagtttTCAAGTAATCAATGTGTAACGGGTAGGGTCTATGATATGCGAGCACATTTCATTTAGAggagccatatagatttctagtATGGGCTAAATCTTCATCAATTCAGCTTTATTTGAGATCAACATATAAAGCCAAATCATGACTGTTTGCATGTGCACATATTGTGGAATTTTCATTAATTTGGTTATAATTATTAGCAATATGTGGAGCCGAGTCATGAGTTTTAGCACTCGAATGTCTTGCTAAAATTTCACTAATTTGGCTATGATCATGAGCAAAATACAAAACCGAATTGTGGACATTGATTCTTGCATAAggtgctgaattttcattgattcggctatggttactaatAACACGTGAAGCCGAATAATGAGTATTGGCACTTAAATatcttgctgaattttcattaattCGGCTCGAGTTGGGAGTAACATGTGAAGCCAAATTATGAATAGGAGCATTGACATATGGTGCTAAATTTTGAGAGCAATTGGCTAAATAATTAGCATTGTCATAACCAATTCTCTCATTCATCGGCATATCTTGCGGTGAATAAAGATTTACATGTTGTACATTGCTAGTAGCATCCAAATTCAAAGAATTCATAGTAGGCATCGACTCTTGACCATCCTATCCATAATTATGATGTGTATGATGAGGAACATTGTTAAAAGTATCAGTCGATGCAACATATCGAATATTATTATGACTAGCAACATCAACATCAGAGCTcatagaacttgcaaaataaTTATTGGGATCATAAGATGCATTTGCAAGTTGTACCTTAGGGTAATTGTAGTAAAATTATGATGAATCACCTTGGTActccatgatttagaacttgaccGTCCTACTGAATTTTCCAATAGCAAGCGCAACACGTTGCAAAATTGCAATCAGATCACAAGGGGTCAAAACTAGAGGCGATCGGCCTTTTAGGCCAGATGCAATGGTAATGGAGAGCATAAGAAGATAAATCAGTGAGGAGTAGGGCTAGGTCAAAGAGATCGGCTATAGGAGATAGCTGAACCAATCTTCTCCAGCAGAGTCGTCAAAAAGTGAGTTGACGTTGGATATGATCTAAATCACACACCAGCAGGGCCTTGGACGCCTGGGCCGCTATGGACCAAAGAACGCagcgagtgaaaggtcctaatatggatagaggggggtgaatagcctattttaaAACTCTATAAGACACTAGAGCAATagattagtacaacaaatggtgtaatgcaattttgctctagctctataagagttgcaagccacctatttcaacaattctagttgctatgatttcTAGCACGCACAAcaagctaggtcactactcactaagctagtatgctctcaaagactaactaaagagccacactaaccaaattaacaagctctcaaagactaactacactaaagagcttgacaactagtttgcaatgaATATAAAGGagcaagtagggtgattataccgccacatTGAGGAATAAACTAATCACAAGATGTAGACaatccaatcaccaggagaaatccaatcacacaagagacaagatttttctcctgaggttcacgtgcttgccagcacgctagtccctgttgtgtcgaccaacacttggtggtttgatggctaagaggtattgcacgaacctcatccacataattggacaccgtaagaacctacccacaagtgaggtagctcaataacatgagcaatgtactagagttgcctttggtgcttcgtcgaggaaggcacaagacccctcacaagcaaccaatcgaggccggagacaatcaccaacttcgctcaatgatcctttaatcactgggccatctaggtgtcggcaaacactaagagtaacaagttcacaaccagcccaaatcacccaactagtgccacaagatgatgcaactcaatgcaatacactagaggctctccaaactCACTCaaaatgaagaaatcaagtgaacaagtgagtggagtgtgttgctcagcttccatagggtgtgcacaagtgtaagaggtgccaagagagtggccaaggctggccacaccctctatttatagccacacaagcaaatagagccgttgtaccccttgcAGCTGTCTGCACAGGAGCAATGGACACGGCGGTGGCACACTGtccctagggtggcggtgccctaACGGTCACTTCCCAATGGCTAGTTGGTCACTGGACATGGCATGGCGGtggcactgccctaggggtggtggtgaccATCCTAGCCAAGTCCCCAAAACTGGCCCTCTCTAGAAAAATAGGATGGTGCACCGCCGTCACCATGGCAGTGACCCCCTTGGTTGCCCTTGTTCTCTACCAAAAAGTGACAATGGCACCGGATGCCCTACGATGGTGCACTGCCGTGCCAGTGGTGGTGTACACCGGTAGGGGCGGTGACCACCCCAAAGTTGCGGCTCTCGGCCGTGGTTAACCTATCACCGGACAGGCCAGGGCTATGCACCGCCACACCTAGGACGGTGACCAACCCAAGACAAACACCTCTATTAGCTATGTTTTCGATTCTCAATTCAATCCACAAGCAGTCTAACACTCCTTTGCAAGCGTTGCTAACTCTCAAAGTATTTTTCCAAAACATGTTTAGAGttaagttagcatttctcaaataatttcaataaatatttttgcttgctctctgatgTGCActgggcctaaatgcaatgcatgaagtccaacacctagtggcactagatgaccgaattgtctagttaagaacccctcttaatggtacgaccatctatcctaaatgtgatcacactctctaaagtgtcttgatcaccgaaacaaaacccctatttatacattttccttgatctccatagggttttgttttttctctttctttttttctaagttgagcacttgatcatcatcacatgtggtcatccttatcatttcatgtgatcaacatcaccatttgagtgccaccatgctcctaacttggattgcaccaacctggCTCATATCAtagctcatgacaaaggttagtgctaggtttcatcaattatccaaaactaaactagagctttcaaggaggatgtcactctttcatGGTGAAGAATGGAGAGGTTTACacgcaaaccaccaaaggataaccaatgTGCTTGCGTGATGAAGAGCTGGCTAGTTtttaggcaaactagcaaagaaaccgtcgaagctctcATTCAGGAGGGACCTCATCAAGGCAAGGACGTCTCTGGGTTGCCCTAGGTTGGCCGGCAAGCCTAGGTGCCATCCTTGGTTGTGGATCAAGGGATGAACATCAtggaggttggagaagagggtaaaaaagagaggtagtagactGATTTTGATGATTGGATAGTTGGAAACTTAATCGGCCATGATCCTTTcgtatatagagggggtggtcttattcTAGTAGAAAACAAGTCCAAATTATAATCTCTAAGTTTCCCACGTGCAAAATAGGTCCAAAACCGACTTGGGGATCAAACCGGCTCAAAAACAGAAGAAAAGTTGGCTTAGTCGACTTCCACAGGCCTGGGATGATGTTTCTAGGCTGAAAACAGGGGGAGTCGGCTCAGCCGACTGGGGGACTCGACTAAGCCGACTAGCTGCTAGAAATTTTAGGTGAAAAGTTTcagaaattcataattaattcatcCAAACTCCAAACAAGGCGATTCATATATGTTTTTCGATCAGCTCGATGAGAGaaacgcaatggtgaagtccatATATGTTTTTCAATCAGCTCAATGAGAGAAATGCAATGGTGAAGTCCATCCTTGTATTTGAGGAAGTTGGTCAAGTCGGCTTAGCCAACTTAGGGAGTTGGCTAAGCCGACTTTAGCCGGTTTAGAACCCCAAAAGTCGTTTTCTTCATCAAAGCGCTAAATGCGATGATCCAAGTATGTTTTCAGGTCGTCTTAATGATAGAAACATGATGGTGATGTCCATTATGCACTCTAGCAATTTTGGGTGTCAATAGGGAGCCAATTCAAAATTTGTCTTGAAATGGCCGTTGTCCCAAGATCACCCTCCAAAAGCACGAATAACAGCAGATGAGTTTCCCTCGAGCCGACTGGTGGCTAGATGTTCACTAGAAATACAACGGGACACCACAACGACAGGAAAACAGACACAACATCAAAAATCTAGAAATTGTTCTCTCCACCTCTATCACAAATGGTGCCTTGGCCAGTTCAATGATGAACAGTGGCGCAAGTCTTCCTAAAAAATCTAAAAGCGATCAAACAACCTCCAAAAATTTCCAAAATTTGCAGGGATGATTCTTAGGTATATTATAAGATATCCCCAAAGAATCAAGACCCACAAACACCAAAAATTCCGTAGATTGTGGACTCTGTCAAGGGGAATGGGGTTTTCTTAATTTTTCTTCCCAAAAGTGGAGAATCACACTCATGATGAATATGCCTGATTCACTTGGCAGGAATGATCATAAGTTTAGATGTAACTCTTAGCTCTATTAGAATCAAACTCTGGATAAATAGTCATGAATTGGTATTTTGTGAATTGTATGAGGTAGATGGTGTACTAGATCCAACCTGTAGACAAGATTTAAGATAGTATGCATGCATCTATTCTATGGAAAATAGGGAACCTCCAAAATGGAAGGACACAGTGAGAAAATGATATTGACTCAGCACATAGAAacattgtcttgtgattgtggggCTTCACATTTTCTGAGTACATGTTGGCTTAAATGTTCTTCATTTCTGTTGTCATTTTATTTAACCAGTGCATAGCTTTTATGCTGTCATTCACATATATGGTTGTCTTGCTATAGATAAAGATTCACTATTACTTACTGCAGGAAAGCTTTTTCTGCTGGAACAAAAAGGTTGAATGTCCATATTGATTATGGGAACACAGTTAAGTGCAAGAGAGCATTGAATTATGGTTTCAGTAGCTCAAGTTCTGAAATAACAATGCATGAGTACACAAAATGTGGGCTAATCGAAAGATTCTAGATCTTGTACTTGCAGAATAAGAGGAGAATGACAAAAGAAGCAATCAAATTGATTCTTCTTAATACTTATGGGCTAGTCCTGGATTTGCACTGTGAAAGCAAACAAGTCGCGGTTTGTCATAATGGTCAAGGACATGTTTGGGGATGAAGTTCTAGAAGAGATAAAGATTTGGCTCTATTATATCAAAAATGGTGCTCACGACAACGTTCTTATGAGGCATGTTCATATGTTGCATTCCAATAACATATTTGTTGAATTGTGTCTCATGTATCATACTCTTGTAAAGATGAAATCTCTTGATAAGGATAAGTTTGACAGACTGCTGAAGTCACTCAAATCCTATGATGATTGATAATCAAGAACATTCAACTGATCCTTGCATGAATTCATCTAACCAAAATGACCCCAAAATCTCAGGAATCAAAGATCCAACAAAAGAGTAAAGAGAGGGAGACCGGGAAGGCAAAAAGTCGAAACTCAAATCATTTGTGAATCAAGACTAAGATCTTAGAGGAATGATTTCTTTATTGCTCTAGATCAACTAGGTAGAGGACGGTATTAAATAGAGATGAAGTATCAATCTCCCAGACTGTGGATCTCAACAATAGTAAAATAGTAACTAGAGAATGGGAAACCTAGAGACTGACTAGAATATAAAACTAGTGAGATGACTGGTTGGGGCATCCTATATCTTATTTATAGAGCTATTACATATTTCCAACATGCCCTTAGATATTTTAACTGGACCACTTAATCCTAGGGGCATAATGGTCCAACTTAAGATCTGTCCATCAGATGGCCATAGACTCTTCACGACTTTGCTTCACGTTGATGCAAGCTTTGTGATGACGCCACATTCCTCATTCCATTCCTATCAGAACTCCAACCAGTTTTTGAGGCCCAAACACAAAATCATTCAGCtggtggttttgaggcccaaactacCAAACCGCCTAGAGAAGCGTATATGCTACACCTCCTCAATGATCTTGACACATGTCACCGTTGTCCTCGACAACTAGATCACCAAGTGCTCCAGCGCCTCTACTTGACTTCATCAACCCATCATATTGACTTGGTCAACATGGTCCATCCTCCGCATGTACTCTTGCTTGTTGATGCCCCCAAGGCCCCAAGTGTCAGTCACCATGATCAGTTTTCTGGCCATCTTAATCCCTCGGGCCAAGCCTCATGTCCATCCTTTACCACTCCTGGTCCATCGACATGACATATCTCTACTTAACCTTCTCCATGTCCATCGATCTTCCCTGTgctctattggtatttcttagcatgagcgaaagaatctgcaagcgcatggatatactgtcgtagcacttcacccaaaagtattcagggtatcgtattttcccaaaggaatggATGTGTAAAGCCTCTTAGCTAGTTCGCCCAagataacaagaagaaggatagcttggagatttttctaagggtagaggtcctaagttaagatagcctTGCCACTATAGACTTACTTCGGGCACCAGATAACACTTGGTCTGTCAAGCGTTGTCGACCTATAGCTCTATGCCATACCCGGACCTTATACTCCAGGTAGTACTTGGTTCGttgaggtacaagtgtagagggagCCGACAACCCTGGCACTTCGTCTACTTGATGTACTAGGGTCGCcaagtacaagaagtagaggttgcCAACACTCCGGTACTCCTCCAACTCATAGCTCATTCACTCCCTATTCTAATTCTAGCTAAAGCCTAGGTAGGAATGAAACCCTTCTTCTCACTTGCTCTCTTGTGTGTCGATATCAAATGTGGAGCTCTAGCCCTCCCTTTATAGTAGCTAGAGGTCGGTTCTAGTAgagataaattaggaaaccacCGAAAACCGCCTATGCATGTCGCCATGCAATCGCATGCAAAGGATGGGCTCGAGAGGAGCCACTGGCGGTCTGATCAACTCCGAATCAGCCCATCTTTGGTGAGCGAGCTCCTTTGGGCTTCCTAACTTGGGCCATGGCGGTATTCTACGAAGATACGGTGATTTCATTTGGGTTTTGGCCTTATTATCTCTTTGTCTGGGCCCTAAATTGTCCGGTAATTAGGCCTCTCTCTTTGGGATTGTGTAGAATGATGTTTATGCTTTATTTCTTTGCACATTCTTAGCCCTTTATGTGTACTTTCCATAAATTCCCTCCTGCAaatggtcaaacaccaaaacttgtggaactgATTAGTTTTAAAGCCCTATTTCTAGGTTTGATTTTTGTATGCTATGATTTTATGTGATAGTTGGTGGTTGaaaatgtgagttaaggaccgccaataactcccccacacttagtcctttgctcgtcctcTAGTAAAGCTTCGAGGACTAAGCGGGTTCATCTCCTTGATTTGAAATCTACATACAAGTTGTTCTGAGCTTCACCTGAACCTATGAACTTCCAAGTGTCTAGCAAAATATCTTAggtaattgaaaaatggaacaacttgaaTTCAAATCTACTCACTCTATCCTTGCTTAGAAACTTAGGTTTTTGTATGgttttgaaaacataaagatagcttttgttccttgaatgattctCTCAAGTCACTCAATTTGTAAGTGGTTCCTCACCAAGTCATATTTTGAAAGTTTGCCTTCTTTTTGATCATCCTACTTttaaaagcttatatggagctttGGTAGGGATGAAAAAGTTGAGgcacacttaccttgcatatgttgtaaagtcaaattccAGATCCACCGGAGAGAagcgtcatactcttagatcaaaattGTGCGAGTGTGTGGAATTTGGTGGAATTATACTCCTTTGTTTGATATGATCTCTTAgcttttattttgagacatggctagctTATTTTCTTTATGAGCCTTCATGCGCTCATATGTTTCTTTCAATACCTTGGGACCTTCAAGTGTCcctattttttctcttttttcaatactttgggaCCTTGATGTGTCCCAtttttttcaattctttttgcatAGCCTTTTTGTCTCTTTCTAGAAATATGCTAGGGAGATCATATTTTAgagcatggagtatttatttgctggtgatggaaacatgttttagcgtattcctagtgtaggaatagctgtTTTATGTGATGTGTACgtgagttttgatcttgggagcatgaaaaaTCTCTCAATaggggtcacaaaacttgacaaaactcaacacaaagtaagaggcatatgtggaaggtttttgtcatgtatgaacacatatggccttggtaggtatttgtatgtcattcaaggaacatgctaCTTTGAATTTTGTTTTCTAAAGATAAATCTCAGGTTCTTTGCAAGAATGAGCAAGTGTcatgtcatcctactatatctcatctGTCAATCACTTAGATAAAATGGGGTCCCTATGATAAATGTTCACAAGTTTTTAGGaatattagcaaggaataaagagtatgcaaactTTTAATCATGGGAAGATATGGAGATGGAGTAATCACTTTGTAGTTTGTCTCCAAATTTGTTCAGGTTTAAATTCTTATTATTCTATGTATGGAGAGAGAGTGAGTTGCACAAACCGAGGTTTTGAACATGGCGATCTTTTTGTGCTATTGAGTCGGAGACGAGTGTGGTGCCTCTCCCACACTTGTTTTCTTACCTGTC
It encodes:
- the LOC136550796 gene encoding small ribosomal subunit protein uS10c-like, which produces MAVPISTSTSSTLPLLFLHRGTANPSPAVLSFPSSLRGVSLRSQAAAAPPAETLSDDGIPDAPPEGEGTGIPLPSSIGDDGEQLAPKQKIRIKLRSYWVPLIEDSCKKIIEAAKTTNAKTMGPVPLPTKRRIYCVLNSPHVHKDSRFHFEIRTHQRLIDIMYPTAQTIDSLMQLQLPAGVDVEVKL